The following are encoded together in the Streptomyces sp. NBC_01465 genome:
- a CDS encoding RNA degradosome polyphosphate kinase has translation MSQQPSAEVPLQHVQPSVGSIAAHRPQTVASVAATAADLESDIDADMDGYEEDGSGAELPSGRFLDRERSWLAFNERVLELAEDPATPLLERANFLAIFASNLDEFFMVRVAGLKRRIATGVATRSASGLQPREVLDLIWTRSRELMARHAACYQQDIAPALADEGIHLIRWPELTDKEQARLFTLFRAQIFPVLTPLAVDPAHPFPYISGLSLNLAVVVRNPVSGHRHFARVKVPPLLNRFLEASPERYVPLEDVIAAHLEELFPGMEVLAHHMFRVTRNEDLEVEEDDTENLLQALEKELMRRRFGPPVRLEVEEDIDPYVLDLLVRELKVSDAEVYPLPGPLDLTGLFGIGGLDRPELKYPKFVAGTHRDLAEVESSSAPDIFAALRERDVLLHHPYDSFSTSVQAFLEQAASDPDVLAIKQTLYRTSGDSPIVDALIDAAESGKQVLVLVEIKARFDEQANIKWARKLEEAGCHVVYGLVGLKTHCKLSLVVRQEGETLRRYSHVGTGNYHPKTARLYEDLGLLTADSQVGADLSDLFNRLSGYSRRETYRRLLVAPKSLRDGLITRINKEVAHHRAGRPAYVRIKCNSLVDEATIDACYRAAMAGVPVDIWVRGICAVRPGVAGLSENIRVRSILGRFLEHSRVFAFGNGGEPEVWLGSADMMHRNLDRRIEALVRVSDPAHRAALSRLLETGMSDTTASWHLGPDGNWTRHNTDADGQPLRHVQEMLIDARRRRRATP, from the coding sequence ATGAGCCAGCAGCCCAGCGCAGAGGTCCCGCTCCAGCACGTCCAGCCGTCCGTCGGCTCCATAGCCGCGCACCGGCCGCAGACCGTCGCGTCCGTCGCGGCCACGGCTGCGGACCTGGAATCCGACATCGATGCCGACATGGACGGGTACGAGGAGGACGGGAGCGGCGCCGAGCTGCCCTCCGGCCGCTTCCTCGACCGGGAGCGCAGCTGGCTCGCGTTCAACGAACGCGTCCTGGAGCTCGCCGAGGATCCCGCCACGCCCCTCCTCGAACGGGCGAACTTCCTTGCGATTTTTGCCTCGAATCTCGATGAGTTCTTCATGGTCAGGGTGGCGGGCCTCAAGCGCCGTATCGCCACCGGCGTCGCCACCCGTTCCGCGTCCGGGCTGCAGCCCCGCGAGGTCCTCGACCTGATCTGGACCCGTTCGCGCGAGCTCATGGCCCGGCACGCCGCCTGCTACCAGCAGGACATCGCGCCCGCCCTCGCCGACGAGGGGATCCACCTCATCCGCTGGCCGGAGCTCACGGACAAGGAGCAGGCGCGGCTCTTCACGCTGTTCCGGGCGCAGATCTTCCCCGTCCTGACCCCCCTCGCCGTGGACCCCGCGCACCCCTTCCCGTACATCTCGGGCCTCTCGCTGAATCTCGCGGTCGTCGTACGGAATCCGGTCAGCGGCCACCGCCACTTCGCCCGCGTCAAGGTCCCGCCGCTGCTCAACCGCTTCCTGGAGGCCTCCCCCGAGCGGTACGTCCCCCTTGAGGACGTCATCGCCGCCCACCTCGAAGAGCTCTTCCCCGGGATGGAGGTCCTGGCGCACCACATGTTCCGGGTCACCCGCAACGAGGACCTCGAAGTCGAGGAGGACGACACCGAGAACCTCCTCCAGGCGCTGGAGAAGGAGCTCATGCGGCGCCGCTTCGGGCCGCCGGTGCGCCTGGAGGTCGAGGAGGACATCGATCCTTACGTACTCGACCTGCTGGTACGGGAGTTGAAGGTCAGCGACGCCGAGGTGTATCCGCTCCCCGGCCCCCTCGACCTCACCGGCCTCTTCGGCATCGGCGGTCTCGACCGGCCCGAGCTGAAGTACCCGAAGTTCGTGGCGGGCACCCACCGGGACCTCGCCGAGGTCGAGTCGTCGTCGGCGCCCGACATCTTCGCCGCCCTGCGCGAGCGCGACGTCCTCCTGCACCACCCGTACGACAGCTTCTCCACCTCCGTCCAGGCCTTCCTGGAGCAGGCGGCGTCCGACCCCGACGTGCTGGCCATCAAGCAGACCCTGTACCGCACTTCGGGCGATTCGCCGATAGTGGACGCCCTCATCGACGCCGCCGAGTCCGGCAAGCAGGTCCTCGTCCTCGTCGAGATCAAGGCCCGCTTCGACGAGCAGGCCAACATCAAGTGGGCGCGGAAGCTGGAGGAGGCGGGCTGCCACGTCGTATACGGCCTGGTCGGGCTGAAGACGCACTGCAAGCTCTCCCTCGTCGTACGGCAGGAGGGCGAGACCCTGCGCCGCTACTCCCATGTGGGCACCGGGAATTACCACCCCAAGACCGCCCGCCTGTACGAGGACCTCGGCCTGCTCACCGCCGACTCGCAGGTCGGCGCCGACCTCTCCGACCTCTTCAACCGCCTCTCCGGCTACTCCCGCCGCGAGACCTACCGCCGCCTCCTCGTCGCGCCCAAGTCGCTGCGCGACGGCCTGATCACCCGTATCAACAAGGAAGTTGCACACCACCGTGCAGGGCGCCCCGCCTATGTGCGCATCAAGTGCAACTCCCTCGTCGACGAGGCCACCATCGACGCCTGCTACCGCGCCGCGATGGCCGGAGTCCCCGTCGACATCTGGGTGCGCGGCATCTGCGCGGTGCGCCCCGGCGTCGCGGGCCTCTCCGAGAACATCAGGGTCCGCTCGATACTGGGCCGCTTCCTGGAGCACTCCCGCGTCTTCGCCTTCGGCAACGGCGGCGAGCCCGAAGTCTGGCTCGGCAGCGCCGACATGATGCACCGCAACCTCGACCGCCGGATCGAGGCGCTGGTCCGGGTCTCCGACCCCGCGCACCGGGCGGCCCTCAGCCGCCTCCTGGAAACCGGCATGTCCGACACGACCGCCTCCTGGCACCTGGGCCCCGACGGCAACTGGACCCGGCACAACACCGACGCCGACGGCCAACCGCTGCGCCACGTACAGGAGATGCTGATAGACGCCCGGAGGCGCCGACGTGCAACGCCCTAG
- a CDS encoding ABC transporter permease, with protein sequence MSATSLSSRPGSRVSGLNWTVLRLHRLALWLWVAYVAVTSAVLLWLAGPGTSGLGIKGTCSTLVANACTAKGPTADTYHSLLSLTEASIGFVPFAAALFAASTLIGRELEAGTAHLAWSQSVSPARWLAAKLTYPAAFLVAGTTVLVLLRRLVASGAPGLTDNQWPVNSTTYNTLGTVGIALPLLGLAIGALCAFLQKRMIPAMGLSFFALLLASVVVGFSRPYLWPVKTIVNPVEYPAVGGDVIDIGAVTAGGAHIDDPICTDDKACLAAHKVVGYYVDYHPNTHFWPLQLVETGLVLALTALVTAIAFRILKRRAAR encoded by the coding sequence ATGAGTGCCACGTCTCTCTCCTCGCGGCCGGGCTCCCGCGTCAGCGGCCTGAACTGGACGGTGCTGCGTCTGCACCGCCTCGCGCTGTGGCTGTGGGTCGCGTACGTAGCCGTGACATCGGCGGTGCTGCTGTGGCTGGCGGGACCCGGCACCTCGGGTCTTGGCATCAAGGGCACGTGCAGCACGCTCGTCGCGAACGCCTGCACGGCCAAGGGCCCGACGGCGGACACGTACCACTCGCTGCTCTCCCTCACCGAGGCCTCGATCGGCTTCGTCCCCTTCGCCGCCGCCCTGTTCGCCGCGAGCACCCTGATCGGCCGCGAACTGGAGGCCGGGACGGCGCACCTCGCCTGGTCCCAGTCGGTCTCCCCGGCCCGCTGGCTGGCGGCGAAGCTCACCTACCCGGCGGCCTTCCTCGTCGCCGGTACGACGGTGCTCGTGCTCCTGCGTCGTCTGGTGGCCTCGGGCGCACCCGGCCTCACGGACAACCAGTGGCCCGTGAACAGCACCACCTACAACACCCTGGGCACGGTCGGCATCGCGCTGCCCCTGCTCGGTCTGGCGATCGGCGCGCTGTGCGCGTTCCTCCAGAAGCGCATGATCCCCGCCATGGGCCTGTCCTTCTTCGCGCTGCTGCTCGCGAGCGTCGTGGTCGGCTTTTCGCGCCCGTACCTCTGGCCCGTCAAGACGATCGTCAACCCCGTCGAGTACCCCGCGGTCGGCGGCGACGTCATCGACATCGGTGCGGTGACGGCCGGCGGGGCGCACATCGACGACCCGATCTGCACCGACGACAAGGCGTGCCTGGCGGCCCACAAGGTCGTCGGCTACTACGTCGACTACCACCCCAATACACACTTCTGGCCGCTCCAGCTGGTCGAGACGGGCCTCGTCCTGGCCCTGACCGCGCTCGTCACGGCGATCGCGTTCCGCATCCTGAAGCGCCGCGCCGCCCGGTAA
- a CDS encoding ABC transporter ATP-binding protein, whose translation MSTTSSTPAIETSGLGKRYGRHAEPALDDCSFLLPAGRVSALVGPNGAGKSTLLAIAAGLLRQSSGTIAVLGATPGEKRDRVSYLSQDKPLHPQLSVADTLRMGAELNKERWDASYAASIVEQGSLDPKKKIRRLSGGQRTRVALALALGKRPELMLLDEPMADLDPLARHELMGTLMADAAEHGTTVLMSSHIVTELADACDHLLLMGGGRVRLGGGIDDLTTAHSLVTGRGTLDDLAGHTVIESRATGRGLTALVRREGPLADTWETQEPSVEELLLAHLRNPAAPALITPGTTARTHFSTTAVSA comes from the coding sequence GTGAGCACCACCAGCAGCACCCCTGCCATCGAGACCTCCGGCCTCGGCAAGCGCTACGGCCGGCACGCCGAGCCCGCCCTCGACGACTGCTCGTTCCTTCTCCCCGCGGGCCGCGTCAGCGCGCTCGTCGGCCCCAACGGGGCTGGAAAGTCAACGTTGTTGGCGATAGCGGCAGGCCTCCTTCGGCAGAGCTCCGGCACGATCGCCGTGCTGGGCGCGACGCCCGGCGAGAAGCGCGACCGTGTCTCGTACCTCTCCCAGGACAAGCCGCTGCACCCCCAGCTGTCCGTCGCGGACACGCTGCGGATGGGCGCGGAGCTCAACAAGGAACGCTGGGACGCGAGTTACGCCGCTTCGATCGTGGAGCAGGGCTCGCTCGACCCGAAGAAGAAGATCCGCCGCCTCTCCGGCGGCCAGCGCACCCGCGTCGCGCTCGCCCTCGCCCTCGGCAAGCGGCCCGAGCTGATGCTGCTCGACGAGCCGATGGCGGATCTGGACCCGCTGGCCCGCCACGAGCTGATGGGCACCCTGATGGCGGACGCCGCCGAACACGGCACGACCGTCCTGATGTCCTCGCACATCGTCACCGAACTCGCCGACGCCTGCGACCACTTGCTCCTCATGGGCGGCGGCCGCGTCCGGCTCGGCGGCGGCATCGACGACCTGACGACGGCGCACTCCCTGGTCACCGGCCGGGGCACGCTCGACGACCTCGCCGGCCACACGGTCATCGAGTCGCGCGCCACAGGCCGCGGCCTGACGGCGCTCGTACGCCGCGAGGGCCCGCTCGCCGACACCTGGGAGACGCAGGAGCCCTCGGTGGAGGAACTGCTCCTGGCCCATCTGCGCAACCCCGCGGCACCTGCCCTGATCACCCCGGGCACGACGGCCCGTACGCACTTCTCCACCACGGCGGTGTCCGCATGA
- a CDS encoding GntR family transcriptional regulator, protein MGGHGTIEYRIDRRSGVSTYLQIVQQTKQALRLGLLEPGDKLPTAREVVEATAINPNTVLKAYRELEREGLVEARRGLGTFVRKTLGNAAAATPADSPLKAELTDWVGRARAGGLERDDVAALFGSVLDEIFPKGDQ, encoded by the coding sequence ATGGGGGGTCACGGCACCATCGAGTACCGGATAGACCGCCGCAGCGGCGTCTCCACCTATCTCCAGATCGTCCAGCAGACCAAGCAGGCCCTGCGCCTGGGCCTGCTGGAGCCCGGAGACAAACTGCCGACAGCCCGCGAGGTCGTCGAAGCGACCGCCATCAACCCGAACACCGTCCTCAAGGCCTACCGCGAGCTCGAGCGCGAAGGACTCGTCGAGGCCCGCCGCGGCCTCGGCACCTTCGTACGCAAGACGCTCGGCAACGCGGCCGCCGCGACCCCGGCCGACTCCCCGCTCAAGGCGGAGCTCACCGACTGGGTCGGGCGCGCCCGCGCCGGCGGTCTGGAGCGCGACGACGTGGCCGCACTGTTCGGCTCCGTACTGGACGAGATCTTCCCGAAGGGTGACCAGTGA
- the mshD gene encoding mycothiol synthase, giving the protein MTTDPSARTVRTLDALLPDQAEAVLALLADAARADGQQAVSEQGRLALRGGRRDGIRHLLLSEGDVLVGYAQLEETDPVEAPAAELVIHPDFRGRGHGRALGAALLNASGKRLRVWAHGGHSAARHLAQTLGLSLFRELRQMRRPLTPLDIPEPVYPEGVRVRTFRTGEDDAAWLAVNAAAFAHHPEQGSLTQRDLDDRKGEAWFDPKGFFLAEREADGEIVGFHWTKVHSAERLGEVYVVGIRPDAQGGGLGKALTATGLRHLAAEGLPTAMLYVDADNTAAVTVYERLGFTTHEVDLMYRTES; this is encoded by the coding sequence ATGACGACAGACCCCTCCGCCCGCACCGTCCGCACCCTCGACGCCCTCCTCCCCGACCAGGCCGAAGCCGTGCTCGCGCTGCTCGCCGACGCAGCGCGGGCCGACGGACAGCAGGCCGTGTCCGAGCAGGGGCGGCTCGCCCTGCGCGGGGGGCGGCGGGACGGGATCCGGCATCTGCTGCTGAGCGAGGGCGACGTGCTCGTCGGGTACGCGCAGTTGGAGGAGACCGACCCCGTCGAGGCCCCGGCCGCGGAGCTCGTCATCCACCCCGACTTCCGCGGGCGCGGTCACGGGCGCGCGCTCGGGGCGGCGCTGCTGAACGCTTCGGGGAAGCGGCTGCGGGTGTGGGCGCACGGCGGGCACTCGGCGGCGCGGCATCTCGCGCAGACGCTGGGGCTCTCGCTCTTCCGTGAACTGCGGCAGATGCGGCGGCCGTTGACCCCGCTCGACATTCCCGAGCCGGTGTACCCGGAGGGTGTGCGCGTACGGACGTTCCGGACCGGGGAGGACGACGCGGCCTGGCTCGCGGTCAACGCCGCCGCCTTCGCGCACCACCCGGAGCAGGGGTCGCTCACGCAGCGGGACCTCGACGACCGGAAGGGCGAGGCGTGGTTCGACCCGAAGGGGTTCTTCCTCGCGGAGCGGGAGGCCGACGGGGAGATCGTCGGCTTCCACTGGACCAAGGTGCACTCGGCCGAGCGGCTCGGCGAGGTGTACGTGGTGGGGATCCGCCCGGACGCGCAGGGCGGCGGCCTCGGCAAGGCGCTGACCGCGACCGGGCTGCGGCATCTCGCGGCCGAGGGGCTGCCGACCGCGATGCTGTACGTCGACGCGGACAACACGGCGGCGGTCACGGTCTACGAACGGCTCGGTTTCACCACGCACGAGGTGGACCTGATGTACCGAACCGAGTCATAA
- the helR gene encoding RNA polymerase recycling motor ATPase HelR has translation MDPLTASAFDLPDRLSSKADPTLIAGDEKHFAAIAECLEQSIAELSERLDAQLRAPGGKGRDAMDRDAEVYRLTARLRALRRFGLDLCLGHMVGTGDDAEPVYIGRLGLKDSSGRRLLIDWRSPAAEPFFGATHGNPMGLASRRRYRWTRGRISDYWDEVFTADAFAGHAALDDQSAFIASLGSNRSTRMRDVLGTIQADQDAIIRAGSRGALIVDGGPGTGKTVVALHRSAYLLYSDPRLGHRRGGVLFVGPHQPYLGYVADVLPSLGEEGVQTCTLRDLVTEGATAAVETDPEVARLKASADMVGAVEPAVKMYEEAPTKGMTVTTAWADIRLSADDWAEAFAAAETGTPHNEARELIWDELVAILMDKYDGEDVSPELFRRSLQQDRELVTTFYRAWPLLEAADLVGDLWTVPAYLRMCAPWLAPDDVKKLQRTDPQAWTVSDLPILDAARQRLGDPEASRRKRRNEAAVAAERARRAESIDSLLQNVEIDESEGAMGMLHGRDLQDSLIDESGLAGAEPDLLAGPFAHVVIDEAQELTDAEWQMLLLRCPSRSFTIVGDRAQARHGFTESWEERLERVGLDRINVASLNVNYRTPEEVMKEAEPVIRAVLPDANVPSSIRSSGIPVVHGAVGELESVLDGWLSAHGEGTACVIGDPSFEAASRVRSLTPELSKGLEFDLVVLVDPETFGEGIEGAVDRYVAMTRATRQLVVLTSS, from the coding sequence ATGGACCCCCTGACCGCCAGCGCATTCGACCTTCCCGACCGCCTCTCCTCCAAGGCCGACCCCACGCTGATCGCCGGAGACGAGAAGCACTTCGCCGCCATCGCGGAGTGCCTCGAGCAGTCGATCGCCGAACTCTCCGAGCGCCTCGACGCCCAGCTCAGGGCGCCCGGCGGCAAGGGCCGGGACGCCATGGACCGGGACGCCGAGGTCTACCGGCTGACCGCCCGCCTCCGCGCCCTGCGCCGCTTCGGGCTCGACCTCTGCCTCGGGCACATGGTCGGTACCGGCGACGACGCCGAGCCCGTCTACATCGGGCGGCTCGGCCTCAAGGACAGCTCCGGGCGCCGGCTGCTCATCGACTGGCGCTCCCCCGCCGCCGAGCCGTTCTTCGGCGCCACCCACGGCAATCCGATGGGGCTGGCCAGCCGTCGCAGGTACCGGTGGACCCGGGGCCGGATCAGCGACTACTGGGACGAGGTGTTCACCGCGGACGCGTTCGCCGGGCATGCCGCGCTCGACGACCAGTCCGCGTTCATCGCCAGTCTCGGCAGCAACCGTTCGACCCGGATGCGCGACGTGCTCGGCACCATCCAGGCCGACCAGGACGCCATCATCCGCGCGGGATCGCGCGGCGCTCTGATCGTCGACGGCGGTCCCGGTACGGGAAAGACCGTCGTCGCCCTGCACCGGTCCGCCTACCTCCTGTACTCGGACCCGCGCCTCGGACACCGGCGCGGCGGCGTCCTGTTCGTCGGTCCGCACCAGCCCTATCTGGGGTACGTCGCCGACGTCCTCCCCAGCCTCGGCGAGGAGGGCGTGCAGACCTGCACCCTGCGCGATCTGGTCACGGAGGGCGCCACCGCCGCCGTCGAGACCGACCCCGAAGTCGCCCGGCTGAAGGCGTCCGCGGACATGGTCGGGGCCGTCGAACCGGCCGTGAAGATGTACGAGGAGGCGCCCACCAAGGGCATGACCGTCACCACCGCCTGGGCCGACATCCGGCTCAGCGCCGACGACTGGGCCGAGGCGTTCGCGGCGGCGGAGACCGGGACTCCGCACAACGAGGCGCGCGAGCTGATCTGGGACGAGCTGGTCGCCATCCTGATGGACAAGTACGACGGCGAGGACGTCTCGCCCGAGCTCTTCCGCAGGTCGCTGCAGCAGGACAGGGAGCTCGTCACCACCTTCTACCGCGCCTGGCCGCTGCTCGAAGCCGCCGATCTCGTAGGCGATCTGTGGACCGTCCCCGCGTACCTGCGGATGTGCGCTCCGTGGCTCGCGCCCGACGACGTAAAGAAGCTGCAGCGCACGGACCCTCAGGCCTGGACGGTCTCCGACCTGCCGATCCTCGACGCCGCGCGCCAGCGGCTCGGCGACCCGGAGGCATCGCGGCGCAAGCGTCGCAACGAGGCCGCCGTCGCCGCCGAGCGTGCGCGCCGGGCCGAGTCCATCGACAGCCTCCTGCAGAACGTCGAGATCGACGAGAGCGAAGGCGCGATGGGGATGCTCCACGGGCGGGACCTGCAGGATTCCTTGATCGACGAGAGCGGTCTTGCCGGCGCCGAACCCGATCTGCTGGCGGGGCCGTTCGCGCATGTGGTGATCGACGAGGCGCAGGAACTGACCGACGCGGAGTGGCAGATGCTGCTGCTGCGCTGCCCGTCGCGGAGCTTCACGATCGTCGGGGACCGCGCCCAGGCCAGGCACGGGTTCACCGAGTCGTGGGAGGAGCGGCTGGAGCGGGTCGGGCTCGACCGGATCAACGTGGCGTCCCTGAACGTCAATTACCGCACCCCGGAAGAGGTCATGAAGGAGGCCGAGCCGGTCATCCGGGCCGTGCTGCCGGACGCCAATGTGCCGAGTTCCATCCGCAGCAGTGGGATCCCTGTGGTGCATGGGGCTGTCGGGGAACTGGAATCGGTTCTCGACGGCTGGCTCTCCGCGCACGGGGAGGGCACCGCCTGTGTCATCGGCGACCCGTCGTTCGAGGCGGCCTCGCGCGTACGGTCGCTGACCCCGGAGCTGTCGAAGGGGCTCGAGTTCGATCTGGTCGTCCTTGTCGATCCGGAGACCTTCGGGGAGGGGATCGAGGGGGCCGTCGACCGCTACGTCGCCATGACCAGGGCGACCCGGCAGCTGGTCGTCCTCACCAGCTCCTGA
- a CDS encoding PDDEXK nuclease domain-containing protein: MSDEITANSVSLPAQSSELPSGFFDMIDDLKSIVRGAHVRAQLKVNTEMIRMYREIGRTILEKQGEEHWGSKVINRIATELRTEFPGQRGFSRSNLHYMQQMARTWPEQFVQQPVGQLPWGHIIVLMGHCKAQPERDFYAERAVQHGWSRNVLEFQIQSRLHEREGSALSNFAATAPEDSDALQAMVKSPYNLDFTGLDNQAPERSLEDALVERVVLFLTELGVGFAFVGRQFPLRVGESDFRLDLLFYHYKLDRFVVIELKTGRAEPEHFGKLNFYLAVADDLIRNPERHGPTIGLLVAANHDPAVAEYALARSGSPMAVATWTGVDAEAQKALPSAEDLARVADDVLRAQTGAP; this comes from the coding sequence ATGAGCGACGAGATCACGGCCAACTCTGTTTCCCTGCCCGCGCAGTCCTCCGAACTGCCGTCGGGCTTCTTCGACATGATCGACGACCTGAAGTCGATCGTGCGCGGTGCGCATGTCCGCGCACAGCTCAAGGTCAACACCGAGATGATCCGGATGTACCGGGAGATCGGGCGGACGATCCTCGAGAAGCAGGGAGAAGAGCACTGGGGCAGCAAGGTCATCAACCGCATCGCCACTGAGCTGCGCACCGAGTTCCCCGGCCAGCGAGGATTCAGCCGCAGCAACCTCCACTACATGCAGCAGATGGCTCGAACATGGCCCGAACAGTTTGTCCAACAGCCTGTTGGACAATTGCCGTGGGGCCACATCATCGTCCTCATGGGCCACTGCAAGGCCCAGCCCGAGCGGGACTTCTACGCCGAGCGCGCCGTCCAGCACGGCTGGTCCCGCAACGTGCTGGAGTTCCAGATCCAGAGCCGGCTGCACGAGCGCGAAGGCTCCGCCCTCAGCAACTTCGCCGCCACCGCCCCCGAGGACTCCGACGCGCTCCAGGCCATGGTCAAGAGTCCGTACAACCTGGACTTCACCGGCCTCGACAACCAGGCCCCCGAGCGCAGTCTCGAGGATGCACTCGTCGAACGAGTAGTCCTGTTCCTGACCGAACTCGGCGTCGGCTTCGCCTTTGTCGGGAGGCAGTTCCCGCTCCGCGTGGGCGAGTCCGACTTCCGGCTCGACCTGCTCTTCTACCATTACAAGCTCGATCGCTTCGTGGTCATCGAGCTGAAGACCGGCCGCGCCGAACCCGAGCACTTCGGCAAGCTCAACTTCTATCTGGCTGTGGCGGACGACCTGATCCGGAACCCCGAGCGCCACGGCCCGACCATCGGCCTCCTGGTCGCCGCCAACCATGACCCCGCCGTCGCCGAGTACGCGCTCGCCCGCAGCGGCAGCCCCATGGCCGTGGCGACGTGGACCGGTGTCGACGCCGAGGCACAGAAGGCGCTGCCCAGTGCGGAGGATCTGGCGCGGGTCGCGGACGACGTACTGCGGGCGCAGACGGGCGCTCCCTGA
- a CDS encoding bifunctional metallophosphatase/5'-nucleotidase: MSATPHSNRAARRVLAAAAGLATVGALVAAMPASADGRGHGHGHTPSRTVDVQLLSFNDLHGNLEPPAGSAGNVTETQADGTTKSVPAGGAEYLATSLRTARQGHPYSITAAGGDMIGASPLLSGLFHDEPTIEALNKIKLDVTTVGNHEFDEGAVELARMQNGGCHPTEGCYEAGKKFEGADFPYLAANVTSEKTGKPILKPYTVWKKNGVKIGFIGVTLEGTPNIVTANGVKGLKFHDEIETVNKYAKELDRQGVKSIVALIHEGGSPASSSYNYGCDSPGAGDGISGPIVDIAKGISPKVDALVTGHTHQAYVCTIPDPAGNPRLVTSAASYGKLYTDTTLTYDRRTKDIVRTAVKSPVSGNHIVSRDQAKASDISQLIARWSALAAPIANRPQGYIAADINGRGATAYEKPLGDLIADAQLAGLSPADKGGAQIAFMNPGGIRSDLVYKASGTEGDGVVTYGEAFTVQPFTNMMNVVDLTGAQVVSALQQQVSGSNEASPKILQSSKGLTYTLDMTKAGAARVVTDSIKLDGVAIDPAKTYRVAMNEFLAGGGDGFAALGQGTNKLVGASDLDVFNAYLAANSSASAPIAPPATDRITVIQ, encoded by the coding sequence ATGTCAGCGACACCTCACAGCAACCGTGCGGCCCGGCGCGTTCTCGCCGCTGCCGCAGGGCTCGCCACCGTCGGGGCGCTCGTTGCGGCCATGCCCGCGAGTGCCGATGGGCGGGGGCACGGGCATGGGCACACGCCCTCGCGCACCGTCGACGTACAGCTGCTGTCCTTCAACGACCTGCACGGGAACCTGGAGCCGCCGGCCGGTTCCGCCGGGAACGTCACCGAGACGCAGGCCGACGGGACCACCAAGTCCGTTCCGGCCGGAGGCGCGGAGTACCTCGCTACCTCCCTGCGGACTGCCCGCCAGGGGCACCCGTACTCGATCACTGCCGCCGGCGGCGACATGATCGGGGCTAGTCCGCTCCTCTCGGGGCTCTTCCACGACGAGCCGACCATCGAGGCGCTCAACAAGATCAAGCTTGATGTCACCACCGTCGGCAACCATGAATTCGACGAAGGCGCCGTCGAGTTGGCTCGTATGCAGAACGGTGGGTGTCATCCCACCGAGGGCTGTTACGAGGCCGGGAAGAAGTTCGAGGGCGCCGACTTCCCCTACCTCGCGGCCAATGTGACCAGCGAGAAGACCGGGAAGCCGATCCTCAAGCCGTACACGGTGTGGAAGAAGAACGGCGTCAAGATCGGGTTCATCGGTGTGACGCTGGAGGGGACTCCCAACATCGTCACCGCCAATGGCGTCAAGGGGCTCAAGTTCCACGACGAGATCGAGACCGTCAACAAGTACGCCAAGGAGCTCGATCGGCAGGGCGTGAAGTCCATCGTCGCGCTCATCCATGAGGGCGGGTCGCCGGCCTCCTCCTCGTACAACTACGGGTGCGACTCGCCGGGTGCCGGCGACGGCATCTCCGGGCCCATCGTCGACATCGCCAAGGGCATCTCGCCGAAGGTCGACGCGCTCGTCACCGGCCACACCCACCAGGCCTACGTCTGCACCATCCCCGACCCGGCCGGCAACCCGCGCCTGGTCACGTCGGCCGCTTCGTACGGGAAGCTCTACACGGACACCACCCTGACGTACGACCGGCGGACCAAGGACATCGTCCGGACCGCCGTGAAGTCGCCGGTCTCCGGCAACCACATCGTCAGCCGTGACCAGGCCAAGGCGTCCGACATCAGTCAACTCATCGCGCGCTGGAGTGCGTTGGCCGCTCCGATCGCCAATCGGCCGCAGGGGTACATCGCCGCCGACATCAACGGGCGCGGGGCCACGGCGTACGAGAAGCCTCTCGGGGATCTGATTGCCGATGCGCAGTTGGCCGGGCTCTCGCCCGCCGACAAGGGTGGCGCGCAGATCGCCTTCATGAACCCGGGCGGCATCCGGTCCGATCTTGTCTACAAGGCGAGTGGGACCGAGGGCGACGGGGTCGTGACCTACGGGGAGGCCTTCACCGTCCAGCCGTTCACCAACATGATGAATGTGGTGGATCTGACCGGTGCGCAGGTCGTCAGCGCGCTGCAGCAGCAGGTCAGCGGGTCCAACGAGGCCTCGCCGAAGATCCTGCAGAGCTCCAAGGGGCTTACGTACACGCTCGACATGACGAAGGCGGGTGCTGCTCGGGTCGTCACCGACTCGATCAAGCTGGACGGGGTCGCGATCGACCCGGCCAAGACGTACCGCGTCGCGATGAACGAGTTCCTCGCGGGTGGCGGTGACGGGTTCGCCGCGCTGGGTCAGGGGACGAACAAGCTGGTCGGCGCGTCCGACCTGGACGTCTTCAACGCCTACCTGGCGGCCAACTCCTCGGCGTCCGCGCCGATTGCGCCGCCGGCTACCGACCGGATCACGGTCATTCAGTAG